The proteins below are encoded in one region of Dama dama isolate Ldn47 chromosome 21, ASM3311817v1, whole genome shotgun sequence:
- the PTK2 gene encoding focal adhesion kinase 1 isoform X10, producing MRMESRRQVTASWDSGGPDEAPPKPSRPGYPSPRSSEGFYPSPQHMAQTNHYQVSGYPGPHGVTAMAGSIYPGQASLLDQTDSWNHRPQEIPMWQPSVEDSAALDLRGLGQALPTHLMEERLMRQQQEMEEDQRWLEKEERFLKPDVRLSRGSIDREDGGPQGPTGNQHIYQPVGKPDPAAPPKKPPRPGAPGHLGSLASLGSPGDSYNEGVKLQPQEISPPPTANLDRSNDRVYENVTGLVRAVIEMSSKIQPAPPEEYVPMVKEVGLALRTLLATVDETIPVLPASTHREIEMAQKLLNSDLGELINKMKLAQQYVMTSLQQEYKKQMLTAAHALAVDAKNLLDVIDQARLKGLGQPRPH from the exons ATGAGGATGGAGTCCAGAAGGCAGGTCACCGCATCCTGGGACTCCGGAGGGCCCGACGAAGCACCGCCCAAG CCCAGCAGACCTGGTTATCCCAGTCCGAGGTCCAGTGAAGGATTTTATCCCAGCCCACAGCACATGGCTCAGACCAATCACTACCAG GTCTCTGGCTACCCTGGCCCACATGGAGTCACAGCCATGGCTGGCAGCATCTACCCAGGTCAGGCATCTCTCTTGGACCAAACAGATTCGTGGAATCACAGACCACAGGAGATACCCATGTGGCAGCCCAGCGTGGAG GACTCAGCGGCACTGGACCTGCGTGGCCTCGGGCAGGCGCTGCCCACGCACCTGATGGAGGAGCGGCTGATGCGGCAgcagcaggagatggaggaggaccAGCGTTGGCTGGAGAAGGAGGAGAGGTTTCTG AAACCTGACGTGCGGCTCTCTCGAGGCAGCATCGACAGGGAGGACGGAGGTCCTCAGGGCCCG actGGCAACCAGCACATATATCAGCCTGTGGGCAAACCAG ATCCTGCAGCGCCACCAAAGAAGCCGCCGCGTCCCGGAGCCCCCGGGCACCTGGGCAGCCTGGCCAGCCTCGGCAGCCCCGGGGACAGTTACAACGAGGGAGTCAAG CTTCAGCCCCAGGAGATcagcccccctcccaccgccaACCTGGACCGGTCCAACGACAGGGTGTATGAGAACGTGACGGGCCTGGTGAGAGCGGTCATCGAGATGTCCAGCAAGATCCAGCCTGCCCCGCCAGAGGAGTACGTCCCCATGGTGAAG GAAGTCGGTCTGGCCCTGAGGACGCTGTTGGCCACGGTGGATGAGACCATCCCTGTCCTGCCTGCCAGCACCCACCGAGAG ATCGAGATGGCCCAGAAGCTGCTGAACTCTGACCTGGGGGAGCTCATCAACAAGATGAAACTGGCCCAGCAGTACGTCATGACCAGCCTGCAGCAGGAGTACAAGAAGCAGATGCTGACGGCCGCACACGCGCTGGCTGTGGATGCCAAGAACCTGCTCGACGTCATCGACCAGGCCAGACTGAAGGGCCTGGGGCAGCCGAGGCCGCACTGA